The following are from one region of the Methanorbis furvi genome:
- a CDS encoding heparan-alpha-glucosaminide N-acetyltransferase, giving the protein MGERYWEVDAIRGVALVGMIVYHFLACMVMYHMIVEDTQFLTYYGTINIASASFVLIAGVALILRHARKKGRTTSEYYRSIVIKALFLFGIGMMITILSWIGATLFLHTDAFIKFGFMHMLGVSMLLCIPFLQLGKWNFIPGIIIVLLGIFVIPQFTEPGWLYPLGVHGADFMQYTQDYFPLFPWFGVLLIGIALGAVFYPNGVRAFRFPDAGPLGKFFARIGNGRVTLIVYLVHIPIIFAILWVVSAITGIGYL; this is encoded by the coding sequence ATGGGTGAAAGATACTGGGAAGTGGATGCGATTCGCGGAGTCGCCCTTGTGGGAATGATCGTCTATCACTTCCTTGCATGCATGGTGATGTACCATATGATCGTTGAGGATACGCAGTTCCTCACCTACTATGGAACCATCAACATTGCTTCAGCATCTTTTGTTCTGATCGCAGGTGTTGCCTTAATTCTCCGGCATGCCAGAAAAAAAGGAAGGACTACCAGCGAATACTATCGTTCCATCGTGATCAAAGCCCTGTTTTTGTTCGGCATCGGCATGATGATCACCATTCTCAGCTGGATAGGCGCAACCCTCTTCCTTCACACTGATGCGTTCATCAAGTTCGGATTCATGCATATGCTTGGTGTCTCCATGCTTCTGTGCATTCCATTTTTGCAACTTGGCAAATGGAATTTTATTCCAGGCATCATCATCGTGCTTCTCGGTATCTTCGTAATCCCGCAGTTCACCGAACCCGGCTGGCTCTACCCCTTGGGGGTTCACGGGGCTGATTTTATGCAGTACACGCAGGACTACTTCCCGCTGTTCCCCTGGTTTGGTGTTCTCTTAATCGGTATTGCTCTTGGTGCGGTCTTCTACCCGAACGGTGTCCGGGCTTTTCGTTTTCCTGATGCAGGACCCCTTGGCAAATTCTTTGCCCGTATCGGCAACGGCAGAGTGACGCTTATCGTGTATCTTGTTCACATCCCAATCATCTTCGCAATCCTCTGGGTCGTGAGTGCAATCACCGGCATCGGATATCTTTGA
- a CDS encoding D-aminoacyl-tRNA deacylase, protein MKINIIHSSTDIAGSNIRAAMDELIRNPPDGGWPLLAKHAVSFHEWNDRIIHADDNIVDPDADLAIFLARHASVNPIPVLTVHPAGNFTTADLGGNPRELGPAAPAWMRAVLRNHQLYAPEGFRVSYEITHHGPTNIHVPYFFVEVGSTESEWRNTSAVRAAAMSVLTADPSSETVIPLIGFGGTHYAVRQTAIALETRGAFGHMMHTRDVGTIGAEMILQMIQKSGAIAAHIDKKAMSKPEADHLEKILAGLGFPEITEGDMHKLGSLSWEMWSAFVAFAKEIDPSAKLFPHGDIPSGTPAVVTFPEDFFSEAFGGCEEELFVELDRIGGMFHATGKSGKVLPLVLTTSERRRVIAGELIALSIQQITRRQGTTVEGDLITITRRQFDAQLARMQGVPSGPLFGKLVAGESVTLPDGRTITPEMVTNTVRSTIHIPGLENYS, encoded by the coding sequence ATGAAGATCAATATCATCCACTCCTCAACCGATATTGCCGGATCCAACATCCGCGCCGCAATGGATGAACTCATCCGGAATCCACCAGATGGGGGATGGCCGCTGCTTGCGAAGCATGCGGTCAGTTTCCACGAATGGAATGACAGAATCATTCACGCGGATGACAACATAGTCGATCCTGACGCTGATCTCGCAATATTTCTCGCACGACATGCAAGCGTCAACCCGATACCTGTTCTCACCGTACATCCGGCGGGAAACTTCACCACCGCTGATCTTGGGGGAAACCCCCGCGAACTTGGGCCAGCCGCTCCCGCATGGATGCGTGCGGTGCTGCGCAATCATCAGTTGTATGCTCCCGAAGGATTTCGCGTCTCATACGAGATCACTCATCACGGCCCGACCAACATCCATGTCCCGTACTTTTTCGTCGAGGTCGGCAGCACCGAAAGTGAATGGCGCAATACTTCCGCAGTCCGCGCTGCGGCGATGAGTGTCCTTACAGCGGACCCTTCCTCTGAAACCGTCATTCCGCTGATCGGATTTGGCGGCACGCATTACGCTGTGCGCCAGACCGCAATTGCCCTTGAAACGCGGGGGGCATTCGGTCACATGATGCATACGCGTGATGTCGGGACTATCGGCGCGGAGATGATTCTGCAGATGATCCAAAAAAGCGGAGCCATCGCCGCGCATATTGACAAAAAGGCAATGTCCAAGCCTGAAGCCGATCACCTCGAAAAAATTCTTGCGGGACTCGGTTTCCCCGAGATCACCGAAGGAGACATGCACAAACTCGGCTCCCTTTCATGGGAAATGTGGTCCGCATTTGTTGCTTTCGCAAAAGAAATTGATCCTTCAGCAAAACTCTTTCCACACGGAGACATTCCTTCCGGGACTCCTGCGGTCGTTACTTTCCCCGAGGATTTCTTCAGCGAAGCATTCGGCGGCTGCGAAGAGGAACTGTTCGTCGAACTGGACAGAATCGGCGGCATGTTTCATGCAACCGGAAAGAGCGGAAAAGTCCTTCCACTGGTTCTGACAACTTCGGAGCGGCGGCGTGTAATAGCAGGTGAATTAATAGCTTTATCAATCCAACAAATAACACGTAGACAGGGTACAACGGTGGAAGGTGATCTGATCACGATAACCCGCCGGCAGTTTGACGCCCAGCTCGCGCGCATGCAGGGCGTCCCGTCCGGTCCGCTGTTTGGAAAACTGGTTGCAGGAGAATCTGTAACACTTCCGGACGGCAGGACGATTACGCCGGAGATGGTAACAAACACGGTCCGGTCCACCATCCACATCCCGGGATTGGAGAATTACTCATGA
- the ftsZ gene encoding cell division protein FtsZ gives MRSIVEEALSRKRFEETARDNSAVSAIYDAEDEVELTQKREQVYAAPEPEPVRQAPVPAPRPVVEPKPAPVKQDIDFSSQYKYVPTAANHTDDDDEFDDILESLKTKITVVGCGGGGSNTVARIFEEGVEGADIYALNTDAQHLSMLRGRVGKRILIGRQTTKGLGAGAMPQRGEEAALESEDVIRQSLSGSNMVFVTAGLGGGTGTGSAPIVAKIAKEVGALTIAIVTLPFTSESATRMENAEIGLERLREVADTVIVIPNDRILEVVPRLPLAQAFKVADEVLMRAVKGITELITLPGLVNLDFADVRTVMEQGGIAMIGMGESDSEDKATDSIKKALRSPLLDVDITGATAALINVIGGPDMTMFEAEGVVQEVYQRIDPGARIIWGVQVDPSMEGRMRTMLIVTGVQSPQIYGKQEQTYTAPQSSQVQRSKFEIDFLR, from the coding sequence ATGAGATCAATCGTAGAAGAAGCACTTTCACGTAAGCGGTTTGAAGAGACTGCACGCGACAACAGCGCAGTCTCCGCAATATATGACGCAGAGGACGAGGTTGAACTGACTCAGAAGAGGGAGCAGGTATATGCTGCTCCTGAGCCTGAGCCGGTTCGTCAGGCCCCGGTTCCGGCTCCAAGGCCGGTTGTTGAGCCGAAACCTGCACCGGTAAAACAGGATATCGATTTTTCCAGCCAGTACAAATATGTTCCCACTGCCGCGAACCATACCGATGACGATGATGAGTTTGATGACATTCTTGAGTCTCTGAAAACCAAGATCACCGTCGTCGGCTGCGGCGGCGGAGGTTCGAACACGGTTGCACGAATCTTTGAGGAGGGTGTTGAGGGCGCTGATATCTATGCCTTAAACACCGATGCCCAGCATCTGTCCATGCTTCGCGGACGCGTGGGGAAGCGTATTCTTATCGGCCGCCAGACCACGAAGGGTCTCGGCGCCGGAGCAATGCCGCAGCGCGGCGAAGAAGCTGCTCTTGAGAGCGAGGATGTTATCCGCCAGTCTCTGAGCGGGTCGAACATGGTGTTTGTGACCGCCGGCCTTGGCGGCGGAACCGGTACCGGCAGTGCTCCGATTGTTGCAAAGATCGCCAAAGAAGTCGGTGCGTTAACGATTGCAATCGTTACGCTTCCGTTCACGAGTGAGAGTGCAACCCGTATGGAGAATGCGGAGATTGGTCTTGAGCGGCTTCGTGAAGTTGCCGACACCGTCATTGTGATCCCGAACGATCGCATTCTTGAAGTTGTCCCGCGGCTCCCGCTGGCACAGGCGTTCAAGGTTGCCGATGAGGTTCTGATGCGTGCGGTGAAGGGAATCACCGAGCTTATCACGCTCCCCGGTCTTGTGAACCTCGACTTTGCCGATGTCCGCACGGTTATGGAACAGGGCGGCATTGCGATGATTGGTATGGGTGAGTCCGACAGCGAGGACAAGGCGACTGACTCGATCAAGAAGGCGCTTCGCTCTCCACTGCTTGATGTGGACATTACGGGCGCGACCGCAGCACTGATCAACGTTATTGGCGGCCCTGATATGACAATGTTTGAGGCCGAGGGTGTTGTGCAGGAGGTCTATCAGCGCATTGATCCGGGAGCACGTATTATCTGGGGAGTTCAGGTTGACCCGTCAATGGAAGGCAGGATGCGCACGATGCTGATTGTGACCGGTGTGCAGTCCCCACAGATTTATGGTAAGCAGGAGCAAACATATACGGCACCACAATCCAGTCAGGTGCAGAGATCCAAGTTTGAGATTGATTTCCTGAGGTGA
- a CDS encoding protein translocase SEC61 complex subunit gamma yields the protein MNILADEKNTNNKKTAAASAVGNVKMPEVSKQSISEFFRKYLRVLKLARRPTKEEFFKISAVAAAGIAVIGVLGFIIYLIFHYLLP from the coding sequence GTGAATATATTGGCTGACGAGAAAAATACCAACAATAAGAAGACGGCAGCAGCATCTGCCGTTGGTAATGTAAAGATGCCGGAGGTCTCCAAACAGAGCATCTCCGAGTTCTTCCGCAAGTATCTGCGTGTTTTGAAACTTGCCCGCAGACCTACGAAAGAGGAGTTCTTCAAGATTTCGGCAGTTGCCGCCGCAGGTATTGCAGTGATCGGTGTTCTGGGCTTCATCATTTACCTGATCTTCCACTATCTGCTTCCGTGA
- a CDS encoding transcription elongation factor Spt5, giving the protein MSDSEFGNHYYIIKTTSKHERTVADNIREAIENNMTDVVVTAVVVPEDIKGYVFVESPEEHARIEELVETIAHARVVLQNETSMEEIKHFLVPKPVVAGISEGTIVELIAGPFKGEKAVVKRVDHAKEEITVELYESIVPIPITVRGDNVRVIDRNND; this is encoded by the coding sequence ATGAGTGATTCAGAGTTTGGCAACCATTACTACATAATTAAGACGACATCGAAGCATGAGCGGACGGTTGCAGATAATATCCGCGAGGCAATCGAAAATAACATGACTGATGTTGTTGTCACGGCTGTAGTGGTGCCTGAGGATATTAAGGGTTATGTCTTTGTGGAGAGCCCGGAGGAGCATGCGAGAATTGAGGAGCTGGTCGAGACGATCGCGCATGCACGTGTTGTGCTGCAGAATGAGACTTCAATGGAAGAGATCAAACACTTCCTTGTGCCCAAGCCGGTCGTTGCCGGTATCAGCGAGGGTACGATTGTTGAGCTGATTGCTGGGCCGTTCAAGGGTGAGAAGGCTGTGGTCAAGCGCGTGGACCATGCCAAAGAAGAGATCACTGTTGAGCTGTACGAGTCGATTGTGCCGATTCCGATCACGGTGCGCGGGGACAACGTGCGCGTGATCGATCGCAACAACGATTAA
- a CDS encoding DMT family transporter, with protein sequence MNLKLLLYPLLVLLGGCCYGILATIVKLAYEKGYTFSDVVMSQYFSGWIFLGILCAVIAIVGRRRDARSSVKLSRRIPILLITGAVTCSVCLFYYLSLESLPASVAIVLLFQFTWIGVLLDCLIEWKLPSKSSIVAVLILLAGTVLASGIIGNAISFTIVGVCAGLLSALCYAVFIFLSGRVEPQMHPVNRSFWIVTCALFVLLCVFSPEYFTSGLVVSDIWVYGAALGLFGACLPVLFYAVGAPKISTGTATILGSAELPVAIITSVVVLHEAVSWVQWAGVLCIFAGIAYPHLRSAKQ encoded by the coding sequence ATGAATCTGAAGCTTTTGCTGTATCCGCTGCTGGTTCTTCTGGGCGGGTGCTGCTATGGTATCCTTGCGACGATTGTGAAGCTTGCGTACGAGAAGGGCTACACGTTTTCTGATGTGGTGATGAGCCAGTACTTCAGCGGCTGGATTTTCTTGGGCATTCTCTGTGCGGTTATTGCGATTGTTGGGAGGCGCCGCGATGCGCGGTCTTCTGTGAAGTTGAGCCGGAGGATACCGATTCTTCTGATTACGGGAGCTGTTACGTGTTCGGTGTGTCTGTTCTATTATCTGTCGCTTGAGTCGCTGCCTGCGTCAGTTGCAATTGTGCTGCTGTTTCAGTTCACCTGGATTGGTGTTCTTCTGGACTGTCTGATCGAGTGGAAGCTGCCGTCGAAAAGTTCGATTGTTGCGGTTTTGATTCTGCTCGCAGGGACTGTTCTTGCCAGTGGAATCATCGGGAATGCTATTTCTTTCACGATTGTCGGGGTGTGCGCGGGTCTGTTGTCTGCGCTGTGCTATGCAGTCTTCATCTTCCTGAGTGGGCGCGTGGAGCCGCAGATGCATCCGGTGAACCGGAGTTTCTGGATTGTTACGTGCGCGTTGTTTGTTCTATTGTGCGTGTTTTCGCCCGAATATTTTACGAGTGGGCTTGTGGTGTCTGATATCTGGGTGTATGGTGCGGCACTGGGACTTTTTGGTGCGTGTCTGCCGGTTCTTTTCTATGCGGTCGGTGCGCCGAAAATATCGACTGGTACTGCAACAATTCTTGGTTCTGCCGAGCTGCCGGTGGCAATTATTACGTCGGTTGTTGTGCTGCATGAGGCGGTGTCATGGGTTCAGTGGGCGGGTGTTCTGTGCATTTTTGCGGGGATAGCGTATCCTCATCTTCGAAGCGCGAAGCAGTGA
- a CDS encoding 50S ribosomal protein L11 has protein sequence MAETVEVLVPGGRATAGPPLGPALGPLGINVKAVVDDINKKTAEFNGMSVPVTVTVDDKKNVTLTVGIPPTTALVMKEAGVEKGSGTPNTQAVGNLPLEAVIRIAKMKMDNMLAYDLRNAVKEVMGTCVSVGVTIEGKSAKDAIAAVNAGEYDAQLA, from the coding sequence ATGGCAGAAACTGTCGAGGTACTGGTACCTGGCGGTAGAGCAACTGCAGGACCACCACTTGGTCCGGCACTGGGTCCCCTTGGGATCAACGTGAAAGCAGTCGTTGATGACATCAACAAAAAGACTGCTGAGTTCAACGGCATGTCTGTTCCGGTAACGGTAACAGTCGATGACAAAAAGAACGTCACGTTAACTGTTGGTATTCCTCCGACAACCGCACTTGTAATGAAGGAAGCGGGCGTCGAGAAGGGATCCGGCACTCCGAATACTCAGGCAGTTGGTAATCTGCCGCTTGAAGCTGTCATACGCATTGCAAAGATGAAGATGGACAACATGCTTGCCTACGACCTCAGAAATGCGGTCAAGGAAGTCATGGGCACCTGCGTTTCCGTTGGTGTGACCATCGAAGGCAAGTCCGCCAAGGACGCAATTGCCGCCGTCAATGCAGGCGAATATGACGCACAGCTTGCATAA
- a CDS encoding 50S ribosomal protein L1 yields the protein MVEKTQIISAVTAAMEQAPKRKFQESIDITINLRHVDMAQPKNRIDETILLPQAMGVKKIAVLGKGDIVSQARNSGVDIIIGPEEIERLGGAPREARKLAGQYDYFLAETAVMPLVGRWLGQRLGPRGKMPQPIPMGQDITPIVERLRNSVKIRSKDRLNMSVKIGTTAMTADAVAENVDAVLKRVVGRLESGELNIRSVYVKTTMGPAVKVM from the coding sequence ATGGTTGAAAAGACCCAAATTATCAGCGCTGTTACGGCAGCAATGGAGCAGGCGCCCAAGAGGAAGTTCCAGGAGAGTATTGATATTACTATCAATCTCAGACACGTGGACATGGCGCAGCCCAAAAACCGTATTGATGAGACGATTCTTCTGCCACAGGCAATGGGCGTCAAAAAGATCGCTGTCTTGGGTAAGGGAGACATTGTGTCCCAGGCTCGCAACTCTGGTGTCGATATCATTATCGGTCCTGAGGAGATTGAGCGCCTGGGTGGTGCCCCGCGTGAGGCACGTAAACTCGCAGGTCAGTACGACTACTTCCTTGCAGAGACTGCGGTCATGCCACTTGTTGGTCGCTGGCTCGGTCAGAGACTCGGTCCCCGCGGCAAAATGCCGCAGCCGATTCCGATGGGTCAGGACATTACTCCGATCGTCGAACGTCTTCGGAACTCCGTGAAGATCCGGTCCAAAGACAGACTCAATATGTCTGTCAAGATCGGTACCACGGCAATGACTGCTGATGCAGTCGCCGAGAACGTTGACGCGGTCTTAAAGAGAGTAGTGGGAAGACTTGAGAGCGGTGAATTAAACATTCGCTCCGTCTACGTCAAGACTACGATGGGTCCCGCTGTGAAGGTGATGTAA
- a CDS encoding 50S ribosomal protein L10: MAIYTQHLPAWKREEVEGIVDNSGKYELVGLVDIYGIPAKQFQQIRRNLHGSAVVKVARNTLVEHAFNELGGNFVDLNGHVSEHSALIFANGNPFKLFKSLEQTKTKRAAKAGEVTPEDIVVPAGPTSFKPGPIVGELQQAGIPAAIDGGKVKIKETKTVVKAGQAINKKQADVLAKLDIKPMPVGLSLLAVCYEGDIYLPDVLSVDDEAYKAKITLAAQQVFNLAVNAAIPTSCHFVTEAQIAKAVREARNLGVEAPIYEKGVIEMIISKAYRQANALKA; encoded by the coding sequence ATGGCAATTTATACTCAACACCTCCCGGCGTGGAAACGTGAAGAAGTTGAAGGCATTGTGGACAACTCCGGCAAGTACGAACTTGTCGGTCTGGTTGACATTTACGGTATTCCCGCAAAACAGTTCCAGCAGATCCGCAGAAACCTGCACGGCAGTGCAGTGGTGAAAGTTGCAAGAAACACGCTTGTTGAGCATGCGTTCAACGAGCTTGGCGGTAACTTCGTTGACCTGAACGGTCACGTAAGTGAGCACTCTGCACTTATCTTCGCCAACGGCAACCCGTTTAAGCTGTTCAAGTCTCTTGAGCAGACCAAGACAAAGCGTGCCGCAAAAGCAGGCGAAGTCACTCCTGAGGACATTGTTGTTCCCGCAGGACCAACTTCCTTCAAGCCCGGACCGATCGTTGGAGAACTCCAGCAGGCAGGTATCCCGGCAGCTATCGATGGCGGAAAGGTCAAAATTAAAGAGACCAAGACCGTCGTGAAAGCTGGCCAGGCAATCAACAAGAAACAGGCAGACGTCCTGGCAAAGCTTGACATCAAGCCGATGCCGGTTGGTCTTTCGCTTCTTGCAGTTTGCTACGAAGGCGATATTTATCTGCCGGATGTTCTGTCCGTCGACGACGAGGCATACAAGGCAAAGATCACTCTTGCAGCACAGCAGGTATTCAACCTCGCAGTCAATGCAGCAATCCCGACCTCATGTCACTTTGTTACTGAGGCTCAGATTGCCAAGGCAGTCCGTGAGGCACGCAACCTTGGTGTGGAGGCCCCGATCTATGAGAAGGGCGTCATCGAGATGATCATCAGCAAGGCATACAGACAAGCAAACGCCCTGAAGGCATAA
- the rpl12p gene encoding 50S ribosomal protein P1 — MEYIYAALLVHSADKTVDEESVKAVLSAAGIAVDDSRVKALIAALDGVDIEEAISKAAAAPVAVAAAGAAAPAAAAAEAAAEPEEKKEEEEENAMAGLGALFG; from the coding sequence ATGGAGTACATTTACGCAGCTCTGTTAGTTCACTCCGCAGACAAAACTGTGGATGAAGAATCGGTTAAGGCAGTTCTCTCTGCCGCAGGTATCGCAGTTGACGACTCCCGTGTGAAGGCACTCATTGCAGCACTTGACGGTGTTGACATCGAGGAAGCAATCTCCAAGGCAGCAGCAGCACCGGTTGCAGTTGCAGCAGCAGGTGCAGCAGCACCGGCAGCAGCAGCAGCTGAGGCAGCAGCAGAGCCGGAAGAGAAGAAGGAAGAGGAAGAAGAGAACGCCATGGCAGGCCTTGGCGCACTCTTCGGATAA